A single window of Parabacteroides sp. FAFU027 DNA harbors:
- a CDS encoding M16 family metallopeptidase, which produces MRKIFSKNLTVSILLSLITLPVVAQQMQPLPIDAKVRYGKLDNGLTYYIRHNEEPKQRAEFYIAQRVGSILEEEPQRGLAHFLEHMAFNGTKNYPGKALINYLETIGVKFGENLNAYTAFDETVYNMSNVPMTRETIIDSCLLILHDWSGFISLDDKEIDKERGVIHEEWRTRRDAQDRIWEQMFPEIYPNSQYAYRMPIGLMSVVDNFKYQALRDYYKKWYRPDLQAIIVVGDVNVDQVEAKLKKIFSDIPKPVNAAKRIMYPVPDNVKPLVSVASDKEATNTTIAVFFKHNPLPEEVKPTAIALVQNYLTGLGQMMLNNRLSELTQSANPPFVGAEVEDGEYLVSRTKDALTAYAVCKEGEIDKSMTALVKELYRVDKFGFTESELERAKANMLRSMESTYQERNKLKNGSFVREYVSHFTTGEVIPGIEYEYNFMNNVLPKLSLQQVNQSIQELLGDSNVVITVSGPQKEGLKYPTKEELLSVFEKAKTTELTPYQDKVSNEPLVPNEPKPGKVIKSTEDKKYGATVWTLSNGAKVVLKKTDFKEDQILMKAVSFGGNSLLDNKEIINILAMNDVIGINGLGNYSKVDLPKVLAGKKAGVSASIGTTTENVGGSCSPKDLATMMQLTYLTFTAPRTDSAAFISYQKRSKAMLENNEANPMVIYRDSLYHDMYGDHPRAKRMKADMIDKVDYKRIMDIYAQRFANAADFTFFFVGNVNADSLKPLVEKYIASLPAKGKKEKYADIKMTIHPGIIKHHFDRAMETPKSTVYTIYSGKCPYTLENQIKMSMLDQILDIVYTEKAREDQGGTYGVGVNGSVSNYPKEQFRLLVGFDTNEQKRDTLLDIVYKELKNIAQNGPSEVNLNKVKEFMLKKHKEDLRENNYWTGVLYNAYMDKQDFHTQYEAVINSMNVEKIKKFAAYILAQGNDVEVIMNGKKKE; this is translated from the coding sequence ATGAGAAAAATATTTAGCAAAAATCTGACAGTGAGCATACTGTTATCGCTCATTACCCTTCCGGTAGTGGCGCAGCAGATGCAGCCGCTTCCCATCGATGCGAAAGTTCGTTACGGGAAGCTTGACAATGGTCTGACTTACTACATCCGGCACAACGAAGAGCCCAAACAGCGTGCCGAGTTCTACATCGCACAGCGCGTGGGTTCTATTCTTGAAGAAGAACCGCAGCGCGGTTTGGCCCACTTCCTCGAACACATGGCTTTCAACGGCACCAAAAACTATCCAGGCAAGGCGCTTATCAATTACCTCGAAACCATAGGGGTGAAATTCGGTGAAAACCTGAATGCTTATACCGCCTTTGATGAGACGGTGTACAACATGTCGAACGTGCCGATGACGCGAGAGACCATCATCGACTCCTGCCTGCTGATTTTGCACGACTGGTCGGGTTTTATCTCTTTAGATGATAAAGAGATTGACAAAGAACGGGGTGTTATCCACGAAGAGTGGCGTACACGCCGTGATGCACAGGACAGAATCTGGGAGCAGATGTTCCCGGAGATTTACCCAAACTCCCAATACGCTTACCGCATGCCCATCGGTCTGATGAGTGTGGTGGATAACTTTAAATACCAGGCGCTGCGTGACTATTATAAAAAATGGTACCGTCCCGATTTGCAGGCTATCATCGTTGTCGGTGATGTGAATGTGGACCAGGTGGAGGCTAAACTGAAGAAAATCTTCTCTGACATTCCCAAACCGGTCAATGCGGCCAAACGTATCATGTATCCGGTGCCCGATAACGTAAAACCGCTCGTGTCGGTGGCTTCCGATAAAGAGGCGACCAATACAACCATTGCCGTATTCTTCAAACACAATCCGCTACCGGAGGAGGTGAAGCCGACTGCGATTGCTTTGGTCCAGAATTACCTCACCGGTCTAGGTCAGATGATGCTTAACAACCGCTTGTCTGAACTTACCCAAAGCGCTAACCCGCCTTTCGTGGGCGCCGAGGTGGAAGACGGGGAGTATCTCGTCTCCCGCACCAAGGATGCACTGACTGCTTATGCCGTATGCAAGGAGGGGGAAATCGACAAGTCTATGACAGCCCTCGTGAAGGAGCTTTACCGGGTGGATAAGTTCGGATTTACAGAAAGTGAACTCGAACGTGCCAAAGCAAATATGCTCCGCAGTATGGAGAGCACTTACCAGGAACGCAACAAGCTTAAAAACGGTAGTTTTGTCCGTGAATATGTCAGCCACTTCACTACAGGTGAAGTCATTCCGGGTATCGAGTACGAATATAACTTCATGAACAACGTCTTGCCGAAGCTCTCTTTGCAGCAGGTGAATCAATCCATCCAGGAGCTGCTGGGCGATTCCAACGTGGTGATTACCGTTTCCGGCCCGCAAAAAGAGGGATTGAAGTATCCGACTAAAGAGGAGTTGCTTTCAGTCTTTGAAAAAGCCAAGACGACTGAATTGACGCCATATCAGGACAAAGTATCCAACGAGCCGCTCGTACCAAACGAGCCTAAGCCGGGTAAAGTCATCAAATCGACTGAAGATAAAAAGTATGGTGCTACTGTGTGGACCTTATCTAACGGGGCGAAAGTCGTTTTAAAGAAAACAGATTTCAAAGAGGACCAAATCCTGATGAAAGCGGTCAGCTTCGGAGGGAATTCGCTACTTGACAACAAAGAGATTATCAACATCCTCGCCATGAACGATGTGATTGGCATCAATGGTCTGGGAAACTACAGCAAGGTTGATTTACCCAAAGTACTGGCGGGTAAAAAAGCCGGTGTATCGGCCAGTATCGGTACCACAACAGAGAACGTTGGTGGCTCTTGTTCGCCCAAAGACCTGGCAACGATGATGCAGCTCACCTATCTGACCTTTACGGCTCCGCGTACCGATAGCGCCGCGTTCATTAGCTACCAGAAACGCTCCAAAGCGATGCTGGAGAATAACGAAGCCAACCCGATGGTCATCTATCGTGATTCGCTCTACCACGATATGTACGGCGACCATCCACGTGCGAAACGTATGAAGGCCGATATGATTGATAAGGTGGACTACAAACGCATCATGGATATCTATGCGCAACGTTTTGCCAATGCTGCTGATTTTACCTTCTTCTTTGTGGGGAATGTAAATGCAGATTCGCTCAAACCGTTGGTGGAAAAATACATCGCCTCGCTTCCTGCCAAAGGCAAGAAAGAGAAGTATGCCGATATCAAAATGACTATCCATCCGGGCATCATCAAGCACCACTTCGACCGTGCGATGGAGACACCTAAATCGACCGTGTACACCATCTATTCGGGTAAATGCCCTTATACACTCGAGAACCAAATCAAAATGAGCATGCTCGACCAGATTCTCGATATCGTCTATACCGAAAAAGCACGCGAAGACCAGGGCGGTACCTATGGTGTGGGTGTGAATGGTTCCGTATCGAACTATCCGAAGGAACAGTTCCGTTTATTGGTTGGCTTTGACACTAACGAGCAGAAGCGTGATACACTTCTCGACATCGTTTACAAGGAGTTGAAAAACATCGCACAAAACGGTCCGTCCGAAGTCAACTTAAATAAGGTGAAAGAGTTTATGCTCAAAAAGCACAAGGAAGACCTTCGTGAAAATAACTATTGGACAGGTGTCCTCTACAATGCTTACATGGATAAACAGGACTTCCATACGCAATATGAAGCCGTTATCAACAGCATGAATGTGGAGAAGATTAAGAAGTTTGCCGCTTACATCCTCGCTCAGGGTAATGACGTGGAAGTCATTATGAATGGAAAGAAGAAAGAGTAG
- a CDS encoding helix-turn-helix domain-containing protein, translated as MDRNDYSRKRRILSAKLIEAREKADLSQIQVAETKVISQSELSKIENSARRVDFLLLLDLAELYNQPISYFIPDKTPEK; from the coding sequence ATGGACAGGAACGATTACTCAAGAAAAAGGCGAATCCTTTCAGCAAAACTTATCGAAGCTCGGGAGAAAGCCGACCTTTCTCAAATACAGGTTGCTGAAACAAAAGTAATTTCACAAAGCGAGCTATCAAAAATAGAGAATAGTGCAAGACGAGTAGATTTTTTACTTCTGCTTGATTTGGCTGAATTATACAATCAACCTATCTCATATTTTATTCCTGATAAAACTCCCGAAAAATAG
- a CDS encoding Eco57I restriction-modification methylase domain-containing protein, with translation MKEVTIKNSGATFTPTELADFLADKLIGELDLNGLSSLTVLDPACGEGELLNSFARKFKVQNNQLNLEIKGFDTNQDYLHVSQSILSDFKNYKIDIRQEDFLESNGACVQAMDLFSQQTVSEYADVIIANPPYVRTQILGADKAQEIAKRFNLKGRVDLYYPFLIAMTNVLKKGGLIGVITSNRYLFTKSGESIRKFLLENYELLEVIDLGDTKIFDAAVLPAIFIGRKKSSNHKLSQPCRFAKIYEERISPDIKAIPSDSIYKILSTSQSGVYDIEEKRYAFNVGLLKHSPDKSDIWQMTTSDENNWIEKIKTNSSFLIGDRFKVRVGIKSCADNVFLRESWENESIVPESDLFKKLISQENIQRWGAQAENDLKVLYPHYAQSGKRSVVDINNYPKAKAYFELHKEQLRSRKYLIDAGRKWYEMWVPQNPALWPFPKLVFPDISIDARFYYDEAGAVVNGNCYWIVAQNEAEKELLFLIQGVSNSNLMSRYHDLCFNNKLYSGRRRYFSQYIEKYPIPNPQSEYSKEIVSIVKELNELSSQNKEFRELETKLNVLVEKSFGF, from the coding sequence ATGAAAGAAGTAACTATAAAAAATTCCGGAGCTACATTTACCCCTACAGAATTGGCTGATTTTCTAGCTGATAAATTAATTGGTGAATTAGACCTAAACGGATTATCCTCATTAACCGTGCTTGACCCGGCTTGTGGAGAAGGAGAGTTACTTAATTCTTTCGCTCGAAAGTTTAAGGTTCAAAATAATCAGCTAAATCTGGAGATAAAAGGATTTGATACCAATCAGGATTATCTTCATGTTTCCCAATCTATTCTTTCTGATTTTAAGAATTATAAAATAGACATCCGGCAGGAGGATTTTCTTGAATCAAATGGGGCTTGTGTGCAAGCCATGGACCTTTTCAGCCAACAAACTGTTTCAGAATATGCGGATGTAATTATTGCGAATCCTCCTTATGTCAGAACTCAAATATTGGGTGCTGATAAAGCCCAGGAAATCGCTAAGAGATTTAATTTAAAGGGCCGCGTTGACTTATATTATCCTTTCCTGATTGCGATGACAAATGTTTTAAAAAAAGGAGGATTGATAGGGGTCATAACATCTAATCGCTATCTCTTTACCAAAAGTGGAGAATCTATCCGTAAATTTCTTCTTGAGAATTATGAATTGCTGGAAGTGATTGATTTGGGTGATACTAAAATATTTGATGCAGCAGTATTGCCTGCAATTTTTATTGGTCGTAAAAAAAGTAGTAATCATAAGTTATCCCAACCGTGTCGTTTTGCTAAAATATACGAAGAGCGCATTTCCCCTGATATAAAAGCAATTCCCTCAGATTCTATTTATAAAATCCTCTCAACAAGTCAGTCTGGAGTGTATGATATAGAAGAAAAAAGATATGCTTTTAATGTTGGGTTGTTGAAGCATTCACCCGATAAATCAGATATTTGGCAAATGACTACCAGTGATGAAAATAATTGGATAGAAAAAATTAAAACAAATTCATCTTTTCTGATTGGAGATAGGTTTAAAGTCAGAGTCGGAATTAAATCTTGTGCAGATAATGTCTTTCTACGAGAATCATGGGAGAATGAATCAATTGTACCTGAATCAGATTTATTTAAAAAACTCATTTCCCAGGAAAACATTCAGCGTTGGGGAGCTCAGGCTGAAAATGATTTGAAAGTTCTGTATCCGCATTACGCACAAAGTGGGAAGCGTTCCGTAGTTGATATAAACAATTATCCTAAGGCGAAAGCCTATTTTGAACTACATAAAGAACAACTTCGCAGTAGAAAATATCTAATAGATGCCGGTCGTAAATGGTACGAAATGTGGGTACCTCAAAATCCAGCTTTATGGCCCTTCCCTAAATTGGTGTTTCCTGATATCAGTATTGATGCACGCTTTTATTATGATGAAGCCGGTGCGGTAGTAAATGGAAACTGTTATTGGATTGTGGCACAGAATGAAGCTGAAAAAGAGTTGTTGTTTCTAATTCAAGGAGTATCAAATTCCAATCTGATGTCACGTTATCATGATTTGTGCTTTAATAATAAACTATACTCTGGTAGAAGACGGTATTTCAGTCAATACATTGAGAAATACCCTATACCTAATCCCCAAAGTGAATATTCAAAAGAGATAGTGTCGATAGTAAAAGAACTAAATGAGCTCTCATCTCAGAATAAAGAATTCCGGGAATTGGAAACCAAGCTTAATGTTTTAGTGGAAAAATCTTTTGGATTCTAA